GGTATTGGTGTGCGGGCGAATGCGGGTGATAAGACAGGGTATGCATATTCTGATGAGATTTCACTGGAACGTATACAGATTGCGGCAAAGACTGCGAGTTTCATTGCATCAGAGTCCGCCGGAAGTGCGGTAGTCCCTATAAAAGGGATTACAAAACCCGTACTCAATCTCTATCCCCTTGAGACCTATCCAACAGATATACCTGTAGAAACCAAGATTGAACTGCTTGAGAAGATTGACAAGATTGCACGGGGCATGGACCCCCGCATTAAAAATGTGCTTGCATCCTTTGGCAGTGAATACAAGCTGATACTGATTGCAACATCAGAGGGGCTTGTAATAGGAGACATTCAACCCCTTTGCAGGCTTAATATATCAATCATTGCTGAGGACAAAGGAAACCGTCAGGTTGGGACTTATGGCGGAGGCGGAAGGGTTGAGTATTCGTATTTTCTTGATGAAGACCGCTTCACATCTTATATAGAGAAGGCTGTAAAACAGGCATTAACAAATTTAGATGCTGTTGATGCACCAGCCGGTACTATGGATGTGGTGCTCAGCCCCGGCTGGCCCGGCATCCTCCTCCACGAGGCTATAGGACATGGTCTTGAGGGAGACTTCAATAGAAAAGGGTCATCAGCATTTTCAAATATGATAGGCAAAAAGGTGGCATCCGAACTCTGCACAGTGATTGATGATGGGTCAATAGTCAACAGGCGGGGTTCAGTAAACATAGACGATGAAGGCACACAGACACAACGTACTGTACTCATAGAAAAAGGGATCCTCAAAGGCTATCTGCAGGACCGTCTTAATGCAAAACTCATGAATATGCCTTTAACCGGAAACGGGAGAAGGGAAAGCTACGCACACCCGCCCCTGCCGAGGATGACCAATACATTTATGCTGGCCGGTGATTCAAAGCCATCCGACATTATTCAATCTGTTAAGAGAGGCCTTTACGCAGTTGCGTTCGGAGGCGGGCAAGTAGATATAACGAGCGGCAAGTTTGTCTTCTCTGCAAGTGAGGCATATTTGATAGAGAACGGTAAGATTACATCACCTGTGAAAGGCGCCACACTTATAGGCAACGGGCCGGACATCCTCAAGCAAGTATCCATGGTCGGCAATGACTTAGAGCTGGATGCGGGAATAGGAACATGCGGCAAAGACGGACAGTCTGTACCTGTTGGAGTTGGACTTCCCACGATTAAGATAGATGGTATTACGGTGGGGGGGACAAGGTGATTAGAGTGAGCAGATGTTAGAGATAAGAAGTTAGAAGTTAGAAGCAAGAAATAAGACACAAGAAAACTAAGGGACGAATGGATATTTCAATAGATACTGCACAGCAGTTGCTGGAGAAGGCTAAGAGGAGAGGGGCAACGGATGGGGATATTATTTTATTGGAAGGGAGGACTTCTTCTGTTATAATCCGCCTCTCTGAGATAGAGAAGATTACAGACTCCAACTATAAGGCACTCGGACTAAGACTCTTTTTCGGGAAGAGCAGTGCTATTACATCTACCTCTGATCTGTCCCCTGAAAATTTAGAGAGGTTGCTGGAAGATACCTGCAGGATTGCAAAACTGACTGCAAAAGATGATTACGCAGGTCTCCCGGCTGCTCAAACTAATACAGCTATTAAAGAAACAGCTCCCCCCCTTATCTATGATGAACATGTTCATGATTTATCTGTGGAAGAGATGATACGGCTTGCAAAAGAGGCAGAGGCCGCGTCTATGAACTTCGATAAAAGGATAACCAATTCAGAGGGTGGATACTGTAGTAAAAGATATTCACGCCTTATATATGCAGGCACAAACGGGTCAGCCGGAATTTATGAGTCATCAATGTTCAGCCTGTCTGCAACACCAATCGCATCTCAGGACGGTTCTATGCAGAGAGATTCATGGTACTCATCAAAGAGGAAGTATTCTCAGTTGGAAAGTCCGGTCAGTATCGGAGAACTTGCAGCAAGGAGGACGGTAAGACGTCTTGGGGGAAAGAAGATAAATACGTGTCAGGCGCCTGTAGTGTTTGACTCAGAGACCGCCTCAGACCTTATCGGCAGTTTATGTTCGGCAATATCAGGATACTCGATATACAAGGGATCTTCATTCCTTGTCGGGATGTTGAATAAGCAGATAGCCTCCGTTAACATAACAATTTATGATGACGGCACAATCCCATGGGGCTTAGGCTCCAAGCCATTTGATGGAGAAGGTACTGCTACAGGTAAAACCGCTATTATTGAAAATGGTGTCTTAAAAAGCTATCTGTTGGATTCCTACTCTGCAAGAAAATTAAATCTTACGACAACGGGAAATGCCTCACGAGGTGCCGGTTCGCCGCCTGTAGTATCTCCGACCAATTTCTATTTAACGCCCGGAGACTCCTCCCCTGCTGACATTATAAAATCCGTAGACTCCGGCCTGTACGTAACAGAGTTGATCGGCTTCGGATTTAATCCTGTAACCGGAGACTATTCCAGAGGTGCTGTAGGTATCCGGATTGAAAACGGAGAACTGACATACCCGGTTGAAGAGATTACAATTGCAGGCAATCTTAAAGACATGCTTATGCAGATAGAGATGGTAGGGAATGACCTTGATTTAAGACAAAAAGTTTGTGCCCCTACTATCAAGATAGGAAGACTCACCATCGCAGGCAATTAATGCTTAAAAAAAACCGCAGGGAAGAGATTCTAACCGCTGCAATCACCATATTTTCACAAAAGGGTTACCACGACACAACCATTGCAGACCTTATAGAAAAGGCGGGGATAGCACGCGGCACTTTCTACCTCTATTTTGAAAACAAGCGTCAGATATTTGATAGCATACTGGACAACCTCCTGCTTGAGATTGACCGGTGCATCAGGACAATTAAAATTGGAGAAACAGGTCCCGAAAAGACAGACCCTTTAGACCAGCTTAGGGCAAACCTCACCCGCCTTTTTACCCTGTTCATAGAGAACCCTGAACTTAGCAGGATTTTATTGCGTCATGCCACCGGCCTTGATGAAGAATCAGATCAGAAACTCACGGAATTTTATTCAAACCTCGCATTGAAAATAGAAGAGGCACTGAGGCTGGGCACAAAGATGAACCTCATCCGCGAATGTGACCCCCGCATCACCTCTTATTGTATCCTTGGCAGTATCAGAGAGGTCATTGAACACATCACCTTAACCCGGCGTGACACATCAGAGATAGATACTATAATTGAAGAGGTGCTTGGCTTCGGCCTGTACGGCCTGATGAATCCGGGGCTGTTAGAGTAAGTTATTGAGGCTCATGTAAAAGCCATCATTCCCGTGGAAACGGGAATCCAGAGGTTTCCCATGTCTCAGAATGGAGCAATTAGTTTGACAGATGTTCTTCATCCTGCTACTTTAGGGTCATAAAATATAAATCCTCCTATTAATAAAACAAATGCAATCATTAACACTTAACGAAATTATTGTTGAGACTATTAAAAGACATTGGCTGCGGGCACATGATACAATTGCTATTGTACCTTGAGGTTACAAATATTTGATTGTGTCTTGA
This Nitrospirota bacterium DNA region includes the following protein-coding sequences:
- the tldD gene encoding metalloprotease TldD, which encodes MSKNLINPETFLTEKFGMDNRSMQEAMKGFLSRKIDYADLYFEYVISEGLGIEEGLVKTASKSISHGIGVRANAGDKTGYAYSDEISLERIQIAAKTASFIASESAGSAVVPIKGITKPVLNLYPLETYPTDIPVETKIELLEKIDKIARGMDPRIKNVLASFGSEYKLILIATSEGLVIGDIQPLCRLNISIIAEDKGNRQVGTYGGGGRVEYSYFLDEDRFTSYIEKAVKQALTNLDAVDAPAGTMDVVLSPGWPGILLHEAIGHGLEGDFNRKGSSAFSNMIGKKVASELCTVIDDGSIVNRRGSVNIDDEGTQTQRTVLIEKGILKGYLQDRLNAKLMNMPLTGNGRRESYAHPPLPRMTNTFMLAGDSKPSDIIQSVKRGLYAVAFGGGQVDITSGKFVFSASEAYLIENGKITSPVKGATLIGNGPDILKQVSMVGNDLELDAGIGTCGKDGQSVPVGVGLPTIKIDGITVGGTR
- a CDS encoding TldD/PmbA family protein, producing MDISIDTAQQLLEKAKRRGATDGDIILLEGRTSSVIIRLSEIEKITDSNYKALGLRLFFGKSSAITSTSDLSPENLERLLEDTCRIAKLTAKDDYAGLPAAQTNTAIKETAPPLIYDEHVHDLSVEEMIRLAKEAEAASMNFDKRITNSEGGYCSKRYSRLIYAGTNGSAGIYESSMFSLSATPIASQDGSMQRDSWYSSKRKYSQLESPVSIGELAARRTVRRLGGKKINTCQAPVVFDSETASDLIGSLCSAISGYSIYKGSSFLVGMLNKQIASVNITIYDDGTIPWGLGSKPFDGEGTATGKTAIIENGVLKSYLLDSYSARKLNLTTTGNASRGAGSPPVVSPTNFYLTPGDSSPADIIKSVDSGLYVTELIGFGFNPVTGDYSRGAVGIRIENGELTYPVEEITIAGNLKDMLMQIEMVGNDLDLRQKVCAPTIKIGRLTIAGN
- a CDS encoding TetR/AcrR family transcriptional regulator, with product MLKKNRREEILTAAITIFSQKGYHDTTIADLIEKAGIARGTFYLYFENKRQIFDSILDNLLLEIDRCIRTIKIGETGPEKTDPLDQLRANLTRLFTLFIENPELSRILLRHATGLDEESDQKLTEFYSNLALKIEEALRLGTKMNLIRECDPRITSYCILGSIREVIEHITLTRRDTSEIDTIIEEVLGFGLYGLMNPGLLE